GACAATGCTCGATATCCTATCCTGCTTGTGAGGGTGTGAGTGAGTCATTATTGAGACTACTTCCTTGTGTTGCACAGTTTGAGCTGCTGCTGTGGCAGGGTTGCAGCAAGTGAGTACATCGGCAAAGCCAGTGCAATAACGTTGCAAATTGTTTTTGGTGCAAGGAGACAAGATAAGAAGGTGATAGTGCTCTGTATGTAGCCGGCTATGCTCACACCACGCGGGACTGGACGGGagaagtttattttattttagtttagtttatttacaagtatgaaaaagcacacctccaggttcaggaacagtttctttcccgctgtcatcaggcaactaaatTAGCCTACCACAACTAGGGAGAAGTACTGAACTAGTATCtagctctttgatgacccttggactatccttgatcgggctctgctggctttatcttgcactaaatgttattgccttatcatgtatctgtacactgtaaatggctccattgtaatcatgttttgtctttctgctgactggttagcatgcaacaaaagcttttcactgtaccacggtacacgtgacaaaagattaaactaactaaactaaaccttcactATCGTCCTGTACTTTCTTCTTAACTAACTACATTTCCCCTCACTACAACCTTCCTCTTAACTATTTAGTGGGAGTCCCCAacttcagtttactttagtttagcttagtttattattgtttgtGCTTTTCATtgtgacaagttgctggtgatatttactcctggcAAGTTAAAGTTTGCAACCATCTCTACTTAACGCCGTCAATGCAAACCAAGATACGTGcaccgcttcgcttcctgaagtcgatcactgtctcctttgtcttgctgccaTTGAGGAAAGGTTGTGCTGAtgcatatcgaagatagacacaaaatactggagtagctcagcaggtcaggcagcacctctggagaaaaagacgaggtgatgtttcaggttggaacccatcTACAGGATGAAAGAAGGAGGGTAGGTAGGAAAAggtcagaacaaaacagggctggTAGCAGATGAGAGAGATGCGTGGCTTGGCAACAGGTCTCACATGTTGGTGACCCCGCAtttagagtgtttaagaaggaactgcagatgctggaaaatcgaaggtagacaaaaatgctggagaaactcaatgggtgaggcagcatctatggagagaaggaaataggcaacgtttcggttcgaaACTCGACCtgtaaagttgcctatttcctttgctccataggtgccgcatcacccgctgggtttctccagcgtttttgtctaccaccgcatttagagtattgtattcagttctaaagcacaatgttatagaaaatatattgtcaagctggaaaagatgcagagatgatttacgaggatgttgccaggactaaagggcctgaactatagggagcggttgagcaggctatgcccttattccttggagcgcaggaagatgagggaagaacttatagagatgtacaaaatcatgagaggaataggtcgggtaaacgcacagtcgcTTGACCAGAgtttggggaattgagaaccagaggtttaaggtgaagggttaaagatttaataggaacacgaggGGTCACTCgaaaggtgatgggtgtatggaacgagctgccggaggtggtaatTAAGgtagtactatcacaacgtttaagaaacaattagacagttacatggataggacaggtttagagggatatgggccaaacgtcggcaggtgggactagtgtagatgggacatgttgctcggtgtgggcaagttgggccgaagcatGGTCGTgttatatgactctatgaatctataaactgtgactctgtgactataactctataactcaataactatgatgctatgactctatgactcccccAGCTCCTGGCCTTGGCCACAGGATAAAGTGACCGGTCAGTGCCACCGTGCTGAAGCCACGGCAATGTGGCGGAGACGAGCGGCAGAAGAGGCTCTCGCCATCAACGTCACGGCGGCCAGGGCTTTGCAGGAGCTGCTGAAGAGCAGCCTGGGACCGCGGGGCACGGTGAAGATGCTGGTGTCCGAGGCCGGTGAGGTGAGGATGACCAAGAGTGGAGGGGTCCTCCTGCGGGAGATGCGGTTGCAACATCCCATCGCCTCCCTCGTTGCCCAGGCGGCGGTGACTATGGGCGACACCGCGGGTGACGGCGTCATCTCCGTGGTGCTGCTGGTGGGTGAGATGCTGAGGCGGGCTGAGATCCTCGTCTCGGAGGGTGTCCACCCCAGGCTCATCGTGGAGGGGCTGGAGGCGGCCAAGGAGGAAGCCATCAGTTGCCTGGACGAGTTGTGGGAGGACCAGGAGGACTCCATCATGTGGAAGGTGGCACGGACCTCTCTTGGCACCAAGCTCTGCCCAATGCTGGCCGAGGGTCTGACCcagctggtggtggaggccgtgATGGCCATCTCTCACAGGAGGGAGCCCGTGGACCTGAGGCTGGTGGGACTGGTGGAGATGAGTCAGGGGATGGAGTTGGACACAACGCTGGTCAAGGGGCTGGTGCTGGAGCACGGTGCCCGTCACCCTGGCATGAGGAGGCGGGTGGAGGACGCCTTCATCCTCGGCCTCAACATGGCGTTGGAGCTCGAGAGGCCGAGGGACAACGCCAGCTGCTTCCACAAGGGCGTGGAGGATCGGGAGAGCTTCACGAAGGTGGAGAGACGCACTGCCCAAGAGAGGGTGGACAAGATCCTTGCGCTGAAGAGGGAGGTGTGTGGCCCCTCGGGCAAGGGCTTTGTGGTGGTCAACCAGAAGGGTATTGACCCATTGGCACTGGAGGCACTCGCCAGGGAAGGTGTGGTGGCTCTGAGGAGAACCAAGAGGAGCGACATGGAGAGGTTGCCCCTGGCCTGCGGTGGACAGACAGTGAGCTCTGTGGTGGAGCTGACCACGGAGATCCTGGGCCAGGCCGGCCTGGTGCACCAGCAGACCATGGGGGAGAGCACGTACACCTTCATCGAAGGATGCCACAACCCCCGCTCGGTGACGGTGGTGATCAGAGGCCCCAACCAGCACGTCACCGGCCAGCTCCGGGAAGCCGTGCGGTGCGGCATGTTGGCGGTGAAGAACACCTTCGAGGACGGGTGTGCCATGCCCGGGGCGGGGGCGGTGGAGATACGCATTGGTAACTGGCTGGCCAACCACGCCCAGCCCAAGGTGAAGGGCGCGGCCAGGCTGGGCTTCCGTGCTTTCGCCGATGCCATCCTCGTCATTCCAAAGACACTGGCACAGAACGCGGGCTACCACCCCCAGGAGACGGTGGGCAAGGCTCTGGAGGCGGAGGAGAGGACCACCCTCCCGGTGGGCATCGATCTGTCCACCGGCGGGCTGGTGGAAGGTTGGGAAACCCCCGTCTGGGATAACGCCACGGTCAAACACCAACTGATACACACCAGCACCGCCATAGTCCGCAACATTCTGTTGGTGGACAACATTGTCACAACAGGAACGACAAAGTCTCCAAAGAGTCATATATAGGAGCAACAcaaggcgctggagtaactcagcggctcaggcagcatctctggagaacatggataggtaatgtttcaggatgGAAACCTTCAGCCCAACACCATCCAAgctgatctcatttgcctgcgtttggcaatATCTCTCTAAGCCatgtttgctatccatgtacctgtccaaatgtttcattaACTGTAATTGCACCCGCCCTATGTTCCATATATGCACCGAGTAAAAGGGTTCTCTATTAAATCAGGTTTATTttcattctttcccctctcacctgcaacATACGCCATGTAGTTGCACACTCGCCtatgatagtggtgttgaagaggcttttaaatgGGAATATaggggtatggatcacgtgcaggcagatgagatagatcctggcatcacatttggcatagatattgtgggccaaagggcctgtccccgtgcagcgccagagtcccggcttcgatcccgactacgggtgctgtctgtacggagtttgtacgttctccctgtgaccgtgtgggttttctccggatgcttgggcttcctcccacactccaaagtcatgtgggtttgtaggttaattggtttctgtaaattgtccctagtgtgtaggatgtgaaactgggataacgtagaactagtgtgcggatgattgatggtcggctcggaatcagtgggttgaagggcctgttcccactctgcacctctaaagtaaactaactcAGGGCCGGGAACCtacttcaaccagcatctgcagttccttgtttctctaactTTAAAACAATTTTCACTGAATCCTGAtctcagtagacaatagacaatagacaatagacaatacagataaatccttaagcaatattcatctacctaaagatgcaataatatgtaaTAATGTTcattgtaaagatatgaagcataggagagatatctgctccatgtataatgatatagtaagcgccttatatgtaggcagtaagccctactgcaagcataaaaatgagacacataacatcagacctggctggaataagtatgtagctgagtaccatactgaagcccgtgaagccaccaaatcatgggctatggcaggtagacccagacaggggcctgtgtttgagcacaagaagctcactaatgcaaggtataagtatgctgttcacttcatctgtaaaaatgagcaagctatgagggctgattccatggctaagaagctgctaagtaacaatgttacagatttttggaaggaagtgagagctcttagcagttgcaaaacatctctaccatgtactgtagatggaatctccggaacagctaatatcgcagagttatggcgacaacattatagcactttattcaactgtgtccaaggtgacttgtatagggtggacaatattgagagtaatgactcgatggtgattatgtcacatgaggtgtatcatgccatgaacaagctgtccaacaacaaagcaagtggtttcgccacctccaacgtacaTACAACaagtccgtcagtttcgccacctccaacgtgaccccaccactcgccacatcttcccatctccccccatatctgccttccgcaaagaccgctccctccataactcccttgtcaattcttcccttccctctcgtaccaccccctccccgggcactttcccttgcaaccgcaagagatgcaacacttgtccatttacctcccccctcgactccgttcaaggacccaagcagtcgttccaggtgcgacagaggtttacctgcatctcctccaacctcatctattgcatccgctgctctagatgtcagcagatctatatcggtgagaccaagcggaggttgggcgatcgtttcgccgaacacctctgctcggtccgcaataaccaagctgacctcccggtggctcagcacttcaactccccctcccactccgtctccgacctctctgtcctgggtctcttccatggccacagcgagcaacaccggaaattggaggaacagcacctcatattccgcttggggagtctgcatcctgggggcatgaacatcgaattctcccaatattGTTAgtcctagctgtctcctccccttcattagtccccctgctgtctcctcccatcccccagcctttgggctcctcctcctttttcctttcttgtccccggccccccccccccccccacccccgatcagtctgaagaagggtttcggcccgaaacgttgcctatttccttcgctccatagatgctgctgcacccgctgagttttccagcttttttgtgtaccttcgattttccagcatctgcagttccttcttaaacaaagcaagtggcttggatcatatctctgctgaacatcttaagtatgcgagtatgaggatagctcctctcctagctatttgttttactggctttatgattcatggcttgttaccagactcaatgttgtctgtcctgttagtgccggtcattaaggacaaagctggtaaagtaggcagcctaaataattacaggcccatagctttagccagcatattgtcaaaagttttagaaagagttctgctggatagaataaatgagtttgttaataaccagtttggctttaaagctaaacatggcactgacatgcatatatgccctaaaggagattgtaaacaaatatagaggcaaaatctcttcaatccttatgtgctttattgatgcttccaaagcctttgaccgtgttaatcacagaaagcaatttgttaaaatgagtcaaagaggggtgcctgaatacattgttagaattctggcctactggtatgcccaccagaatatgcaaataaaatggggtaatagggtctcagccccatttggggttagcaatggtgttagacaagggggaattttgtccccagtcctttttaatctatatattgatgatctgtctaaacaattgaaagcctgtaacactcggtgcatgattggtaatattttagtgaaccatattatgtatgcagatgatcttgtggtctttagtccatctagcgctggtctccagcagctccttactatatgttctgtgtatggtgtggaacatgacattaaatataatgctagtaagagtgctgttatgatctgtagaaccaaagaggataaatgtctaaaatatcctgattttaaattgtctgacaataatctcagtgtctgtaataaggtaaaatatctagggcatattattatagaacaaatgacagatgatgaggatatttatagcaacgacgcatgctgtatgcacaggcgaatattctcttgcgtaaatttggtgcgtgtgcaggtgtggtgaagatgtcgctatttagagcatactgcacaccactctacactgcgcacctgtggtcgaactatttaaagacaagtttgcagagactaaaggtggcatataacaatgccatgagaacactgctaaggcaaccaagatggtgtagtgccagtaatacgtttgtggctgcaggagtcagtactttagaagctatcctaagacaccacatgtataaattcatttgcaggataaatgactctaaaaatgtgcttattgtggccttgtcaaacataagggttagcactacacgctacgaatcccagctgtggagacactggtatcgttgtctcgttgcaggacattgatcattctttttatctggatttttaacttatgtattgtggttttttgtttgttttttttttaataaatataaattatgatgtttttataagtgatataccatgattttatgtgtatttatgatatttgatatgcaatgcatttttaatgtaatgttgccccttgtctggaccttgagtccgtaataaagtttattattattaataggtgcaggagtaggccattcggcccttcgaaccagcaccgccattcaatgtgatcatggctgatcatccccaatcattacccgttcctgccttctccccatgtcccctgactccgctatctttaagagccgtatcaacctcacttgaaagtatccagagaaccggcctccaacgccctctgaggcagagaattccacagactcacaactctctgtgtgaaaaagttgtttcctcatctccgttctaaatgccttaccccttattcttaaaactgtggcccctggttctggactcccccaacatcgggaacatgtttcctgcatctagtgtctccaaacccttaataaaattatatgtttcaataagattccctctcatccttataaattccagagtgtacaagcccagccgctccattctttcagcatatgacagtcccaccatcccgggaattaaccttgtaaacctacgctgcactccctcaataacaagaatgtccttcctcaaattaggggaccaaaactgcacacaatactcttggtgtggtctcactagggccctacacaactgcagaagtacacaactcctcttgttatgaaggccattcgctttcttcactgcctgctgtacctgcatgctgatgatgtacaaggacccccagatcccgatgtacttccccttttcccaacttgacaccatttagatagtaatctgccttcctgtttttgcaaccaaagtgaataacctcacatttatccgcattaaactgcatctgccatgcatctgtccactcatccaacctgtccaagtcaccctgcattctcatagtaggtatgttgcaaagcctacctgaagcgtcgttgaatatctgccgctgaggttgtgcgcgattttggcgccgtttagagggggcgggtttaaaacgcgattttctctaggctgttcaaatcgaagatgttcagcctagttaattattaacgaaaaatcgctgaaagaccccgtcgcaaaagctattattagttttaaaggcctcgtaaaatagttatagtagtttaaaaatcaatctctgaaCCCGCGACCACCCGcacccgcagggtctcataaagcaaatatctgaaggtaggctgtatatttttacattaaaaagggcttctaaagatccctttatacaaagtttaatattgcgagtagctcaatttggccccattatatcccgcagtatttttctgggcatttggggcacaaaactaccgcaatgtgaacgttctaaaccagcgcgttccacggggacccactggaaagctgatttaaaatggactttaatttacagcaattgaacactaaattccttccatttggtctataaattaatgtaaatgagatttaaaaatcatgttttattgtgaattatttgtgaatattatttggacatttaggctatttaaaaatgttaatcatttattaagaaatggatagatgtttagatctagtaattgaagtctgaaattagctacaattacgtaactaactaattatatgctttaatttcaggtcatccaagtaagattattttatatttgtttcagaatgcttcaatctatgataactgaaaatttcattcagttctcttaatttttaagaaagttatgggcttttgactgttcacgatcacagcttttttgttatgtccatagaaaatcaatagggaacaagatgctcatttcccagtatgaaaatggccataacttttttaatacttgagatatgaaagtgaattaggtgtcaaattaaacttgtttttatgctttatctgatgggataaattgcagacttgatttttaaaatctcaaaattttgtaacattgctactcatagcatcctcctcacagttcacactgccacccagctttgtgtcatctgcaaatttgctaatgttattttgaatcccttcatccaaatcattgatgtatattgtaaatagctgcggacccagcaccgagccctgcggtaccccactagtcactgcctgccgttctgaaagggacccgttaatccctactctttgtttcctgtctgccaaccaattttctatccatatcagcactctacccccaataccatgtgccctaattttgcccactaatctcctatgtgggaccttatcaaatgctttccgaaagtccaggcacactacatccactggctctcccttgtccattttcctagttacatcctcaaaaaattctagaagattagtcaagcatgatttccccttcgtaaatccatgctgacttggaccgatcctgttactgctatccaaatgtgccactatttcatcttttatgattaactccagcaacttccccgccactgctatcaggctaactggtctataattccctgttttctctctcctgcctttattaaaaagtgggataacattagctaccctccaatccacaggaactgatcctgaatctatagaacattggaaaatgaacaccaatgcattcacgatttctggagccacttccttaagtaccctgagatgcagaccaccaggccctggggatttatcagccttcagtcccatcagtctacccaacaccatttcccgcctaatgtggatttccttcagttcctctgccaccccagatcctctggccactactatgtcaggaagattgtttgtgtcctccttagtgaagacggatccaaagaacctgttcaactcatctgccatttccttgttccccataataaattcacctttttcagtcttcaagggtccaactttggtcttaactatagacaatagacaataggtgcagaagtaggccattcggccctttgagccagcaccgccattcaatgtgatcatggctgatcatccccaattagtaccccgttcctgacttctccccataatcccctgactccactgtctttaagagctctatctagctctctcttgaaagtatccagagaaccggcctccaccgccctctgaggcagagaattccacagactcacaactgtgtgaaaaagtgtttcctcgtctccattctaaatggcttactcaactaattttttcctcttcacatacctaaagaagcttttactatcctcctttatatttgtggctagcttaccctcgtaccacatcttttctccccgtattgcctttttagttatcttctgttgttctttaaacattgcccaatCCTCTTGCTCAATCCTCTTCCTCACCTCTTGCTCAAATCATCTTTAATCATTACCCAATCCTTATTTACCAGCAATAAGAGTTTCTCTTTATTCGCCCATcagtgccctggtgagactgtaAACCACATTTAATAAACAATACGGAAGGGTGCAGGTTATTTTCACTTAAATCCCCTTTTAAGAATATACTGTAGGAAGAGTGAATGTGTATTCTGCTGCCTCCCTTTGAAATAAACTTCAATTAGCAATGTTTATTTTTAGAAATTCCTCATTCTTCAGTTGGAGAGATTTCTCCCTTCCCCCAGTAACCGCAAGCATTTACTCGATTGAGATTAGCAAGCAAGCTATTGTAGCCACAACAGTTGTGCAAGGCAAgagaagattcagattcaattttaattgtcattgtcagtgtacagtacagagacaacgaaatgcatttagcatctccctggaagagcgacatagcaaatgatttgaataaataataagtggggggggggtgattggcagtcaccgaggtacgttgttgagtagagtgacagccgccgggaagaagttgttcctggacctgctggttcggcaacggagagacctgtagcgcctcccggatggtaggagggtaaacagtccatggttggggtgagagcagtccttggcgatgctgagcgccctccgcagacaacgcttgctttggacagactcaatggtggggagcgaggaaccggtgatgcgttgggcaattttcaccaccctctgcaatgccttccagtcggagacagagcagttgccataccatactgtgatgcagttggtaaggatgctctcgatggtgcagcggtagaagttcaccaggatctgaggagacagatggaccttcttcagtctcctcaggaagaagagacgctggtgagccttcttgatcagagttgaggtattgtgggtccaagagaggtcatcggagatgttgactcccaggaacctgaagctagaaacacgttccacctccgtcccgttaatgtggatgggggtgtgcgtgccgcccctggacttcctgaagtctacaatgagctccttggtcttcttggagttaagggccaggttgttgtcagcgcaccatgctgctaagtgctggacctcctccctgtaggccgactcatcgttgttgctgatgaggccaatcaccgttgtatcatctgcatacttgatgatggtgttagtaccatgtacaggtgtgcagtcataggtgaagagggagtagaggagggggctcagcacacagccctgtggaacgccggtgttcagggtgagggttgaagaggtgtgcttgtctaacctaacagactggggtctgttggttagaaagtccagtatccagttgcagagggaggggtcgatgcccaggttaccgagtttggtgatcagttttgatggtataatggtgttgaatgctgagctgtaatcgatgaacagcattcttacgtaagtgtctctgttgtcgaggtgggagagggcggagtgaagtgccgttgagatggcatcctccgtactcctgttcttgcggtaggcaaactgatagggatccagtgtggggggtaggcagcttttgaggtgtgccaggaccagcctctcgaagcacttggtgatgatgggggtaagtgcaactgggcggaagtcgttgaggcttgccgcagtggagtgttttggcactggcacgatggaggtggttttaaggcacgtggggacaactgcttgggcaagtgacaagttgaagatgtcagtccagacgtctgtcagctgcgcagcacaggccctgagcacgcgcccggggatgccgtcagggccagcagctttacgtgcattagtcctactcagtgccacgtatacgtcgtagggggtgagtgtgaggggttggtgatcggcaggtagcacagccttgatggctgtctctagattgtccctgtcgaagcggccatagaagtgattaagctcctcaaggaaggaggcgtcgctggatgtgggggtggtgttggagggtctgtagtccgtgatggcctggatgccttgccacatgcgtcgggggtcggagttgttgttgaagtgctcctcaatcctgagcttatggcagtgcttggccttcttgatgcccctcttcaggttagccctggctgaactgtaggctcgagcatcgcctgacctgaaagcggtgtcccgtgctttcagcagtagcctgacctcgctgttcatccatggcttctgattcgggaatatggtccctgtttgagggaggtgacactattgatggtggagtttataaagtccagaacagaggatgtgtaggaatcaatgtccgtgtgggagtcaagggtggcctgggctgcaaacgccttccagtcagtgtttccaaaacactgctgaagtgtgaagtccgcttcctctgaccaaactttaactgtcctcacagttggtttaacccgtctgatgagtggggagtacttagggagcaggaacaatgagacgtgatcagactgaccaaggtgggggagggggatggctttgtaagcttcagccatgttggtgtagactttgtccagtgtcttgtctactctagtggggaaggagacatgttggtggaatttggggagtacagtcttcaggttagagtgattgaagtcacccgcaacaatgaaggctgcctcggggttgtgcgtctgttgattgctaatggcagtatgcagctctttcattgcaagcttggcattagcatcaggagggatataggctgcagtcacaacagtggaggtgaactctctgggcagatagaacggtctgcatctaaccaagaggaactcaaggttagctgagcagtgactctcgatgatggtggagtccatgcaccatgctttatttacataaatgcacagacccccacctctggtcttaccggagtctgatgtcctgtccgctcggagtaaatgacgccccgatagctggatggcgctgtcaggaaagtcagtgttgagccaagtttccgtgtacTTAGCAGCGGGCAGGATGAACGACGAGCT
This genomic stretch from Amblyraja radiata isolate CabotCenter1 chromosome 4, sAmbRad1.1.pri, whole genome shotgun sequence harbors:
- the LOC116972082 gene encoding T-complex protein 1 subunit zeta-like is translated as MWRRRAAEEALAINVTAARALQELLKSSLGPRGTVKMLVSEAGEVRMTKSGGVLLREMRLQHPIASLVAQAAVTMGDTAGDGVISVVLLVGEMLRRAEILVSEGVHPRLIVEGLEAAKEEAISCLDELWEDQEDSIMWKVARTSLGTKLCPMLAEGLTQLVVEAVMAISHRREPVDLRLVGLVEMSQGMELDTTLVKGLVLEHGARHPGMRRRVEDAFILGLNMALELERPRDNASCFHKGVEDRESFTKVERRTAQERVDKILALKREVCGPSGKGFVVVNQKGIDPLALEALAREGVVALRRTKRSDMERLPLACGGQTVSSVVELTTEILGQAGLVHQQTMGESTYTFIEGCHNPRSVTVVIRGPNQHVTGQLREAVRCGMLAVKNTFEDGCAMPGAGAVEIRIGNWLANHAQPKVKGAARLGFRAFADAILVIPKTLAQNAGYHPQETVGKALEAEERTTLPVGIDLSTGGLVEGWETPVWDNATVKHQLIHTSTAIVRNILLVDNIVTTGTTKSPKSHI